AAAAACTACGACACTTGAAGAAGATCTGTTCTTCGAAGAGGTGAGACAGTCCATTCTTAGCTCCAAAAAGAAGGATGCCTTCGTCTTCGTTCATGGCTACAACGTAACGTTTGAGGACGCTGCGCGAAGAACCGGGCAGTTCGCCTACGATCTGAAGTTTGTTGGAGCGCCGATCTTCTACAGTTGGCCCTCCAACGGCAAGGTCGCGGACTACCTGAAGGATGAGACGAATGCGGCCTGGTCCATTCCGCACTTTCAAACTTTTCTTTCTCTGTTGGCGCAACGAAGCAGTGCGGAGCGCGTCCACGTGATTGCCCACAGCATGGGCAACCGAGTGGTTTGCGAAGCACTGAGGCTGCTTAGTTCCGACCCTAGTAACGACATGCAGCTCAACCATCTTGTGTTGGCAGCACCGGATATCGACGCTGCGACGTTTGCAGAGCTTTCGCGGCTGCTGTGTAAGCGATCGGCCAATATCACTCTCTACGAATCACGAAACGATAAGGCTCTTCTGGCCTCGAAGAAGATCCACGGTTACGTCCGCGCAGGGGAGCCGTTACTTGTGCTTGAGGGACTGGATACGGTCGATGCATCGGCGATCGACACAGACTTTCTGGGACATTCGTATTTCAGCTCGGACTATGCGCTTTTGTCCGATATCCACTCGATGCTTTCCAGCGATGAACCCGCGGCCAGAAGAATTGGTCTGAATCTTAAACAGAGTGCCTCAGGTTCGTATTACGAGTTTCTTCCACATGGATGAGCTGCTGTCCGACAATCTGGGATTTTTGAGATATCGATCTACAAAAGCCGAATTAATGGTGGAAAGGTTAGAAGCAGGCTTCCCGTTAATAACGCCAGGGCTATCTTTACAGCAAAAGAACAGGATGGCGGACGTTTGCCCCAAAACACCGCAAGTCCGATCCATGACAAGAAAAAGATGAGTGTGCCGAAGAGAAGCACTCCGCTGAGCGCGCCCGATGGCGGGTAAACGCTGAGGAAACGATTGATCGCAGGACTGCTATTTCCGAGAAGATAGAACAGACCGAAGGCGAAGCATCCGACGGAAGACGCGACTAGCATGGAGCAGGCGGAGATGGAATTCGAACGATCCTGGCTCATCGCACCTCCATCGAAGAACTCACTGCATCGATTATGGGAGCAGATTTATTCAGCAAGGCTCCCGTCAGCCCGGCAACCCCGGTCGCAAAGAGTGCGGTCGCTGCAAAACTCAGGACTCCCAGACGCAACACCGGATACTCGCGCAACGCCGCGCGGCATCGGATAAAAAGAAAAGCTGCCGCCGTGAAGGCCAACGGCGCAATCAGGGCAATATGCTCCTTCCACTCCATGCCAAGGGAATGAAGCGGCGCTGTGGAAGCATGGGCGAGGAGAAATGCTCGAGGGTGCATGTGGATGTTGTCGCCTGCCGTCAGAGGAGAGCGATACCAGGGGTACACGACGAAGGTTCCCGAGATGACGGCAGCCCATCCGAAGAGCGCTGCACCGACGAGATAAGCCCGCTCCCACAAGGGAAGCCTCTCCGGCAAAGGGAGATGTCGATAGTAGCGAAGGCTCTCAAGGAGCAAAGCGTAAGAGGCCAGCAGAAAGAAAGCACCGAAGAACAAGCCGTGAAGCTCTGTCCAAAGTGCGTGATGCGTCATTCAGAATTCCTCCAAAGCAATGTAGACGATAGGCGAGGATATCAGGTCGATGCAAAATGTTTGTGAGTTTAAGAAGACTGGGACCAAACTACGACTGAACAACCGTAGACATCAATTCATCCAGTGAGTTGCTGGCGACGATCTGGCGTTCAAAGATGCGACCGAAGTTGCGCGCTGTGGAGTGGATCGCATTCTGCATCGTCGGCTGGCGAGCAGGATCGTCCGTAGGCTGTGCTTCGAGTTCGAGCGAGGTGACGGTGCGATCCGTAATCCCGCAGGGAACGATCAGGTCGAAGTCGCGCAAGTCGGTCGTCACATTGAGCGCGAAGCCGTGCGAGGTAACGCCCTGCGAGACGTGAATCCCCATGGCGCACAGTTTCTTCTCCTGCATGCTTCCGCTGGCAATCGTCCACACGCCGGTGCGTTTGGCGATGCGTTGCGCCGGTACACCAAAGTCATAGCAGACGCGGATGATGGCCTCCTCCAGCATGCGCATAAAGTCGACCGGGCCCAGATGTGGGCCTTTCTTGCCGGGCCATTCGCCACGCAGATCGAAGATCGGATAGCCGACGAGCTGTCCGGGGCCGTGATACGTCACATCGCCACCACGATTGATCTCGTGCAACTCGACACCGCGAGTAGCAAGAAGATCGTCGCTCGCAAGCACATTCTCGCGATGCGAGTTGCGGCCCAGTGTCAGCACAGGCGGATGCTCCAGCAATAACAATGTGTCGCCGATCAACCCCTGCTTGCGCGCATCGATCACACGCTTCTGGATAGCAAGACCTTCTGCATAGAGCACACGGCCCAGTTGAAGGAGATGGATGTAACCTTCGCTCACGCTTTTATTATCCGCCTCGCAGATGCCGCAGCAGCCGCGGATCGAAGTTTGCTCTGCTCGAATCGACAATGCGTATGTGTTTCGCGTCGCGATGCAAGGGGTTCAGCAGATAGTTAAAGGTGTTGGGCAGAATGGCCGAGGGAACGCGGGCCAGCGCAGTCTTGCCTGCTTTCAGCCAGGCATCGCCAAGGCTGCGGCTTATGTTGAGATCGGTCTTCCAGTCGTCGCGTTTACCGGAGACTAGTTCGTCGACGGCAACACTGGCCGGGGTCTCCACTCGCAACAATGTGTATGCAAACGGAAGCTCATCTTCGGTCAGCTCAAGATGAACGAGAACTTCAATCATCGCTCCGGCAGGTGATGCGGCAAGATAAACAATCGGTTTCCCCGCCGTGTGCCAACGCGCCGAGTACAGCAGGCCTCCCTCGCCTGAGAGCGAGCGGAAGTTGCTGATGCGCCAGAGTTCGAGCTTTGGTTCAGCCGCAGCCATCAGGCGAACATGCCGTATTCGATCTGTCCGAGCATCTCTTCCACCATGCGGCCGCCGAGATCGGTGCGCAGCATCTGCATTGGCGTGCGCTGGTCGAAGCGCTTCTTTGGCTTACCCAACCATTCGCGTGCATGTTCTGCATCGCCGAAGACCGAAACTGCATGATCGAAGACACGCACCAGCCTCGCGAGCTTATCGGACTCATCCGCCGAGAGCGACTCGCGGCGTGCACGGCGGTGCTTCAGCGTACGCGCCGGAATGACAACATCGTAGATGTCCTTCAACTCCACACCGGAGGCGGAGACAAAGCTGGTCATTGTGTCCACAGGGACTCCCGCCTCGACGCTCTCAAGGTTGAGATGCAAGCGAGCGGATAGCCTTGCGGAAGTACGGGATTTTGTGGCAATAGCCATATAGACATTATGCCATTAATATTTCGGCAAAATGCCTTCATGTTGCAGATCCTTTTGCCTTTTCTTAGGCAGTATCAAGTTTCTTGCAATCAAAAGAGATACGTACTCCACAAAGCAGCCAACAGCAAAGAGCTGACCTACTCCGTGAGGTTTTCGGCTTAGGTAAGTAGCAATTGTTGGTAGACACAGAAGATGAAGCGTAAGTGCCACCACTAGAAATAGCCAGAACGAATATGACCATTTAGTCCTGCTAGCCACAATGATTGACACAAAAATAAAGGCCGTCGCTATCCAAAGAATAATCCACTGATAGCTCATACCGTTCAGTGTGCAAACCACCAGGAAAATAATCGCTGCGCTGCTGATAACGATATATATCGCGAAAATCTTTGAGTCGCGATTGATGACGATTCGTTCGTGACATGGTGATGATCTTGAAGCAAAAGGGAGAGCCTCAATAGGCTCTCCCTTTGAATATAGGATGTTCTGCTACACGTTGATCGCTTTACCCTCAACGCTCGAGAACGCATCCAGCAGCGCCTCGGCCACTGTCGGGTGGGCGTGGATGGTGAACATCATCTCCTCGACTGTTGCTTCGAGCTGGAGGGCGGTGACGGCTTCGGCGATGATCTCCGTGGCGGCGGGGCCGATGATGTGCACGCCGAGAATCTCGCCGTACTTCGCATCGCTGACCACCTTCACGAAGCCGTCGTGCGCATCGAGGATCGTCGCCTTCGAGTTGCCGACGAACGGGAACTTGCCGACCTTCACGTTATAGCCCTTCTCTTTAGCCTGGGCTTCGGTGAGGCCCACGCTGCCGATCTGCGGCTCGCAATAGGTGCAACCCGGAATGCGGGCGCGGTTAATGGGCTTGGCATATTTACCAGCGATACGCGCGGCGACGACGAGTCCGGCCATCGCGCCGACGTGCGCTAATTGCGGCATGCCGCCCACAATGTCGCCGACAGCGTAAACGCCAGGCTCGGTCGTCTCCATCCACTCGTTCGTCATCACGAAGCCGCGCTCGGGCTTGATTGAGGTCTTCTCCAGGCCAATGCCTTCGGTGCGCGGTGCACGGCCCACGGCCATCAGCACCTTCTCCGCCTGCTTGGACTGCTGCTTGCCGCTGGAGTCGGTCCAGGTGACCAACGCACCCTGTTTGTTCTTTTCGATCTTCGTGTCTTTGATCGAGAGATTCACATCGATATTGCGCTTCTTGAACTGGCGCAACAGTTCCTTCGAGATTTCCTCGTCTTCCACAGGCACCACGCGTGGCAGCACCTCGAGGATCGTCACCTCGGCCCCGAAGCTGTTGAAGACACTGGCAAACTCAACCCCCACAGCACCCGAGCCGATAACGATCAGCGACTTCGGCATCTTCTCGATCTTCAGGATCTCGTAGTTGGTCAGGATCGTGTCGTCGGGCTTATAGCCGGGCAGCACGCGTGCATCCGATCCGGTGGCAAGCACGACCTTCTTCGCCTTAATCGTCTCCGCTTTGCCGTCGCTGAGTTTGACGTCGATCGTGTGGACACCTTCCTTCGCCGGCCCAGTCAGCTTACCGAAACCCTTGAAGGTGGT
This portion of the Edaphobacter sp. 4G125 genome encodes:
- a CDS encoding alpha/beta hydrolase, producing MRVEGSTDNAAYNWGRSPEGRLEYGECQVSIPAVHLLGNFESPSWLKFEFRPDPNKHIVLAKTTTLEEDLFFEEVRQSILSSKKKDAFVFVHGYNVTFEDAARRTGQFAYDLKFVGAPIFYSWPSNGKVADYLKDETNAAWSIPHFQTFLSLLAQRSSAERVHVIAHSMGNRVVCEALRLLSSDPSNDMQLNHLVLAAPDIDAATFAELSRLLCKRSANITLYESRNDKALLASKKIHGYVRAGEPLLVLEGLDTVDASAIDTDFLGHSYFSSDYALLSDIHSMLSSDEPAARRIGLNLKQSASGSYYEFLPHG
- the lipB gene encoding lipoyl(octanoyl) transferase LipB gives rise to the protein MSEGYIHLLQLGRVLYAEGLAIQKRVIDARKQGLIGDTLLLLEHPPVLTLGRNSHRENVLASDDLLATRGVELHEINRGGDVTYHGPGQLVGYPIFDLRGEWPGKKGPHLGPVDFMRMLEEAIIRVCYDFGVPAQRIAKRTGVWTIASGSMQEKKLCAMGIHVSQGVTSHGFALNVTTDLRDFDLIVPCGITDRTVTSLELEAQPTDDPARQPTMQNAIHSTARNFGRIFERQIVASNSLDELMSTVVQS
- a CDS encoding RES family NAD+ phosphorylase: MAAAEPKLELWRISNFRSLSGEGGLLYSARWHTAGKPIVYLAASPAGAMIEVLVHLELTEDELPFAYTLLRVETPASVAVDELVSGKRDDWKTDLNISRSLGDAWLKAGKTALARVPSAILPNTFNYLLNPLHRDAKHIRIVDSSRANFDPRLLRHLRGG
- the parS gene encoding type II RES/Xre toxin-antitoxin system antitoxin; its protein translation is MAIATKSRTSARLSARLHLNLESVEAGVPVDTMTSFVSASGVELKDIYDVVIPARTLKHRRARRESLSADESDKLARLVRVFDHAVSVFGDAEHAREWLGKPKKRFDQRTPMQMLRTDLGGRMVEEMLGQIEYGMFA
- the lpdA gene encoding dihydrolipoyl dehydrogenase, translated to MADTIFDVVVLGGGPAGYTCGIRAAQYGLKVALVDANDRLGGTCLLWGCIPTKAMLFSAELWDHLKHADRYGIDVAAPKLNWKNVIARKDDVISRHTKGLDFLMKKNKITTFKGFGKLTGPAKEGVHTIDVKLSDGKAETIKAKKVVLATGSDARVLPGYKPDDTILTNYEILKIEKMPKSLIVIGSGAVGVEFASVFNSFGAEVTILEVLPRVVPVEDEEISKELLRQFKKRNIDVNLSIKDTKIEKNKQGALVTWTDSSGKQQSKQAEKVLMAVGRAPRTEGIGLEKTSIKPERGFVMTNEWMETTEPGVYAVGDIVGGMPQLAHVGAMAGLVVAARIAGKYAKPINRARIPGCTYCEPQIGSVGLTEAQAKEKGYNVKVGKFPFVGNSKATILDAHDGFVKVVSDAKYGEILGVHIIGPAATEIIAEAVTALQLEATVEEMMFTIHAHPTVAEALLDAFSSVEGKAINV